One Lujinxingia sediminis DNA window includes the following coding sequences:
- the mtnC gene encoding acireductone synthase, with amino-acid sequence MTQLPYRAVVLDIEGTTTPVTFVYDVLFPYARERVAAFLSTNLEHPEVQRDLELLREQAQNDAEGDFPDAPQIPADATGQAMVEAAVANIHWQMDADRKTTALKSLQGKIWKDGYAAGTLVASVYPDVFTALGRWSELEIPTYIYSSGSIPAQKLLFGHTEKGDLRPQLAGYFDTTTGPKKNAQSYLDIAHLIHQDPEDVVFVTDNLDEANAAADAGMQTRVALRPGNAPLPDHDHKTLTSFDALFED; translated from the coding sequence ATGACCCAGCTTCCCTACCGCGCTGTTGTACTCGACATCGAAGGCACCACCACCCCGGTCACCTTCGTGTACGATGTCCTCTTCCCCTACGCCCGCGAACGTGTCGCCGCGTTTTTGAGCACCAACCTGGAACATCCGGAGGTTCAGCGCGACCTTGAGCTTCTGCGTGAGCAGGCGCAAAACGACGCCGAGGGTGACTTCCCCGACGCCCCGCAGATCCCCGCCGACGCCACCGGGCAAGCGATGGTCGAGGCCGCCGTCGCCAACATCCACTGGCAGATGGACGCCGATCGCAAGACCACCGCGCTCAAATCCCTCCAGGGTAAGATCTGGAAAGACGGCTACGCCGCCGGCACCCTCGTCGCCTCGGTCTACCCCGATGTCTTCACCGCGCTGGGCCGCTGGAGCGAGCTCGAAATCCCCACCTACATCTACTCCTCCGGCAGCATCCCCGCCCAGAAACTCCTCTTCGGCCACACCGAAAAAGGCGACCTCCGCCCACAGCTCGCCGGCTACTTCGATACGACCACCGGCCCTAAAAAGAACGCACAGAGCTACCTGGACATCGCCCATCTGATTCACCAGGACCCCGAAGACGTGGTCTTTGTCACCGACAACCTCGACGAGGCCAACGCTGCGGCCGACGCCGGCATGCAAACCCGCGTCGCTCTGCGTCCGGGCAACGCCCCCCTGCCCGATCACGACCACAAAACCCTGACGAGCTTCGACGCCCTCTTCGAAGACTGA
- the rpoB gene encoding DNA-directed RNA polymerase subunit beta: MGLTIKSNFRVRKDYGSIKKIVDIPNLIAVQRRSYDDFLQTDVPHEERTDTGLQGVFKSVFPIKDFNETSTLEFISYNLEKPKYDIEECIARGMTYAAPVKVVIRLVVWDVDEDTEMRSIRDVKEKEVFFGDIPLMTEKGTFIINGTERVIVSQLHRSPGSFFDHDKGKSHSSGKFLYSARVIPYRGSWLDFEFDAKDIVHVRIDRKRKMPATVLLRALGYSTEELLNYYYDTEQIFLEGTNFYKTVNLDLLPGQVASREVLDDEGNVLVKKGKKFTRGSTRRISKAGLTRIPIALEEVLGKVAAEDIFDMETGEILVECNEELTEAKLEELLTRGIESINVLFIDNVNVGPYLRNTLLVDKITNAEDAILEIYQRLRPGDPPTQEQAQNLFDNLFFNPERYDLSDVGRLKLNYKFHREIVVPLEEREKALLEKIESASSKKAREEAEAELAEVTDELDRWRVQTLREEDILETMRYLIELRNGRGTVDDIDHLGNRRVRTVGELLENQYRIGLVRMERGIKERMSISQDIETLMPDDLINAKPVSAVIKEYFGSSQLSQFMDQNNPLSEVTHKRRLSALGPGGLTRDRAGFEVRDVHVTHYGRICPIETPEGPNIGLIASLSTYARINKFGFVETPYRKVVDGKATTDVRYYSALEEENNVIAQANAELNDDGSFVNEQVAARDAGEPTFVTPDKVTLMDVSPNQLVSVGAGLIPFLENDDANRALMGSNMQRQAVPLMRSRSPLVGTGIEGTVARDSGITIVARHAGVVESCGADRIVVRPDDIGDQLFVKPDIYNLLKFTRSNQGTCFNQRPLVDVGDRVEAGEILADGPSTERGELALGQNCVVAFMPWNGFNFEDSILLSERLVKEDWFTSLHIEEYEATARDTKLGPEEITRDIPNVGEEALADLDEAGIVRIGAEVAADDILVGKITPKGESQLSPEEKLLRAIFGEKAGDVRDTSLRMPPGTSGTVIGAQVFYREGAEKDERTIAIEDAEEAKLLKDQNDEIRILRDAAYRKMRDILGGKKTRSDLVDESRQVLVSGGTKLTEKVLNEVPRRYWADFDIDEDTSSKLMQILGDVEDQILVIRTNYGDKIAKARKGDDLPPGVIKMVKVYVAVKRKLQVGDKMAGRHGNKGVISRILPEEDLPFLEDGTPVDVVLNPLGVPSRMNIGQILETHLGWAARGLGVRITEMLEEMQKPENLREYLLSAFKDEETRQIIKDVDDDNLLEFARSMKGGVHMATPVFDGAPETEIREMLELADLDVSGQSILYDGRTGEAFDSPVTVGVMYVLKLHHLVDDKIHARSIGPYSLVTQQPLGGKAQFGGQRLGEMEVWAIEAYGAAYTLQEFLTVKSDDVQGRTRIYESIVKGDFSLDPGLPESFNVLIKELHSLCLNVELLEDVA, encoded by the coding sequence ATGGGTCTAACGATCAAGTCGAACTTCCGGGTCCGCAAAGACTACGGTTCGATTAAGAAGATTGTCGACATTCCGAATTTGATCGCAGTGCAGCGGCGCTCCTATGACGATTTCCTTCAGACCGACGTGCCTCACGAAGAGCGCACCGACACCGGTCTGCAGGGCGTCTTCAAAAGCGTCTTCCCGATCAAGGACTTCAACGAGACCTCGACTCTGGAGTTTATCAGCTACAACCTCGAGAAGCCCAAGTACGACATCGAAGAGTGCATCGCGCGCGGCATGACCTATGCGGCGCCGGTCAAGGTGGTGATCCGCCTGGTCGTCTGGGATGTGGATGAAGACACCGAGATGCGCAGCATCCGCGACGTCAAAGAGAAAGAGGTCTTCTTTGGCGACATCCCGCTGATGACCGAGAAGGGTACCTTCATCATCAACGGTACCGAGCGGGTCATCGTCAGCCAGCTGCACCGCTCTCCCGGCTCCTTCTTCGACCACGATAAGGGCAAGAGCCACTCCTCGGGTAAGTTCCTCTACTCGGCGCGGGTGATCCCCTACCGCGGCTCCTGGCTCGACTTTGAGTTCGACGCCAAGGACATCGTGCACGTGCGCATCGACCGTAAGCGTAAGATGCCGGCCACCGTCCTGCTTCGCGCTCTGGGCTACTCCACCGAGGAGCTGCTCAACTACTATTACGACACCGAGCAGATCTTTTTGGAGGGGACCAACTTCTACAAGACGGTCAACCTCGATCTTCTGCCCGGGCAGGTCGCCTCGCGCGAGGTGCTCGATGATGAGGGCAACGTCCTCGTCAAGAAGGGTAAGAAGTTCACCCGTGGCTCCACTCGCCGCATCTCCAAGGCCGGCCTGACGCGTATTCCGATCGCGCTCGAAGAGGTGCTCGGTAAGGTCGCCGCCGAAGATATCTTCGATATGGAGACCGGCGAGATCCTGGTGGAGTGCAACGAGGAGCTCACCGAGGCCAAGCTCGAAGAGCTGCTCACGCGTGGCATTGAGTCGATCAACGTGCTCTTCATCGACAACGTCAATGTCGGCCCCTACCTGCGTAACACGCTTCTGGTGGACAAGATCACCAACGCCGAAGACGCGATCCTCGAGATCTACCAGCGCCTTCGCCCCGGCGATCCCCCCACTCAGGAGCAGGCGCAGAACCTCTTCGACAACCTCTTCTTCAACCCGGAGCGCTACGACCTCTCGGACGTGGGTCGTCTGAAGCTGAACTACAAGTTCCACCGCGAGATCGTGGTGCCGCTTGAGGAGCGCGAAAAAGCGCTGCTGGAGAAGATCGAGTCGGCGTCGAGCAAGAAGGCCCGCGAAGAGGCCGAGGCCGAGCTGGCCGAGGTCACCGACGAGCTGGATCGCTGGCGCGTTCAGACGCTTCGCGAGGAGGATATCCTCGAGACGATGCGCTACCTCATCGAGCTGCGTAACGGCCGCGGCACCGTCGATGATATCGACCACCTGGGTAACCGTCGCGTGCGTACCGTTGGCGAGCTGCTGGAGAACCAGTACCGCATCGGCCTTGTGCGTATGGAGCGCGGTATCAAGGAGCGCATGAGCATCTCGCAGGACATCGAGACGCTGATGCCCGACGACCTGATCAACGCCAAGCCGGTGAGCGCGGTGATCAAGGAGTACTTCGGCTCCAGCCAGCTCTCGCAGTTCATGGACCAGAACAACCCGCTCTCGGAGGTTACGCATAAGCGTCGCCTCTCGGCTCTGGGACCGGGTGGTCTGACCCGCGATCGCGCCGGCTTTGAGGTGCGCGACGTTCACGTCACCCACTACGGTCGTATCTGCCCGATTGAGACCCCTGAAGGACCGAACATCGGTCTGATCGCGTCGCTCTCGACCTACGCCCGTATCAACAAGTTCGGGTTTGTGGAGACGCCGTATCGCAAGGTGGTCGATGGCAAAGCCACGACCGACGTGCGCTACTACTCGGCACTTGAAGAAGAGAATAACGTCATCGCCCAGGCCAACGCCGAGCTCAACGACGATGGCAGCTTCGTCAACGAGCAGGTCGCCGCGCGTGATGCCGGTGAGCCGACCTTTGTCACTCCCGACAAGGTCACGCTGATGGACGTCTCGCCCAACCAGCTTGTGAGCGTGGGCGCCGGCCTGATTCCCTTCCTGGAAAACGATGACGCCAACCGCGCGCTGATGGGCTCGAACATGCAGCGTCAGGCGGTGCCGCTGATGCGCTCGCGTTCCCCTCTCGTCGGTACCGGCATTGAAGGGACGGTGGCGCGTGACTCCGGCATCACCATTGTGGCCCGGCACGCCGGCGTGGTGGAGAGCTGCGGTGCCGACCGCATCGTGGTGCGCCCCGATGACATCGGTGACCAGCTCTTTGTGAAGCCGGACATCTACAACCTGCTCAAGTTCACCCGCTCCAACCAGGGCACCTGCTTTAACCAGCGTCCGCTGGTCGATGTGGGCGACCGGGTTGAGGCCGGCGAAATCCTGGCCGACGGCCCCTCCACCGAGCGTGGGGAGCTGGCGCTGGGCCAGAACTGCGTCGTTGCTTTCATGCCCTGGAACGGGTTCAACTTCGAGGACTCCATCCTTCTGAGCGAGCGCCTGGTCAAAGAAGACTGGTTCACCTCGCTGCATATCGAGGAGTACGAGGCCACCGCCCGCGACACCAAGCTGGGGCCCGAAGAGATCACCCGCGACATTCCCAACGTGGGTGAAGAGGCGCTGGCCGATCTTGATGAGGCCGGTATCGTGCGCATCGGCGCGGAAGTGGCCGCTGACGACATCCTCGTCGGTAAGATCACGCCCAAGGGTGAGTCGCAGCTCTCGCCGGAAGAGAAGCTGCTTCGCGCGATCTTCGGTGAGAAGGCCGGTGATGTTCGCGACACCTCGCTGCGCATGCCCCCGGGTACCTCCGGCACCGTCATCGGTGCGCAGGTCTTCTACCGTGAAGGTGCTGAGAAGGACGAGCGCACCATCGCGATTGAAGATGCCGAAGAGGCCAAGCTGCTCAAGGATCAGAACGACGAGATCCGCATCCTGCGCGATGCTGCGTATCGCAAGATGCGCGACATTCTCGGCGGCAAGAAGACCCGCAGCGATCTGGTCGACGAGTCGCGTCAGGTGCTGGTCTCCGGTGGCACCAAGCTCACCGAGAAGGTGCTTAACGAAGTGCCGCGCCGCTACTGGGCAGACTTCGACATCGATGAGGATACCTCCTCGAAGCTCATGCAGATCCTGGGCGACGTCGAAGACCAGATCCTTGTTATCCGCACCAACTACGGCGACAAGATCGCCAAGGCGCGTAAGGGCGACGATCTGCCTCCGGGCGTCATCAAGATGGTCAAGGTCTACGTGGCCGTGAAGCGCAAGCTTCAGGTCGGCGATAAGATGGCCGGTCGCCACGGTAATAAGGGTGTTATCAGCCGCATCCTCCCGGAAGAGGACCTTCCCTTCCTGGAAGACGGTACGCCGGTGGACGTGGTGCTCAACCCGCTGGGTGTTCCCAGCCGTATGAACATCGGTCAGATCCTTGAGACGCACCTGGGCTGGGCTGCCCGCGGGCTGGGCGTGCGCATCACCGAGATGCTCGAGGAGATGCAGAAGCCGGAGAACCTGCGCGAGTATCTTCTCAGTGCGTTCAAAGACGAGGAGACTCGCCAGATCATCAAGGATGTGGATGACGACAACCTCCTTGAGTTCGCCCGCTCCATGAAGGGTGGCGTGCACATGGCGACGCCTGTCTTCGACGGGGCTCCGGAGACGGAAATCCGTGAGATGTTGGAGCTGGCCGACCTCGATGTCAGTGGTCAGTCGATCCTCTACGACGGTCGCACCGGCGAGGCGTTTGATAGCCCGGTGACCGTGGGTGTGATGTACGTGCTCAAGCTGCACCACCTTGTTGACGATAAGATTCACGCCCGCTCGATTGGGCCCTACAGCCTTGTGACTCAGCAGCCGCTCGGTGGTAAGGCGCAGTTCGGTGGTCAGCGTCTGGGTGAGATGGAGGTCTGGGCCATTGAGGCTTACGGCGCCGCCTACACCCTCCAGGAATTCTTGACGGTGAAGAGCGATGATGTGCAGGGCCGCACGCGCATCTACGAGTCGATCGTCAAGGGTGACTTCTCGCTGGATCCGGGTCTGCCGGAGAGCTTCAACGTGTTGATCAAAGAACTCCACTCGCTCTGCCTCAACGTCGAACTTCTCGAAGACGTGGCGTAA
- a CDS encoding class II glutamine amidotransferase, producing the protein MGQLFAYVCSDDSLSGELMAGCEEVLGQVAPSERAGLGLAWAQGGRTLVRKQPGARAAGVALEALLSDVPSRAVVAHVRARDEGRLAASALQPFRAGAWVWTQEGFGPDDEGAYAAMREQVPEHLRQRLGGRALAEVMFLSAYAAMERVWKRASERERWRQAARAMADALERARGVVEGALPRGAEGGGGAAVAARDRGLIALAIDQPLYVRVVRGLEVGEERRTQEHVERVARERFRAVLVTSAPTSGAGPGWEPLGRGQALWVDESWEVFRTSLQALLPGGTRG; encoded by the coding sequence ATGGGACAACTTTTTGCGTACGTATGCAGCGACGACAGCCTCAGCGGGGAGTTGATGGCCGGATGTGAGGAGGTGCTCGGGCAGGTGGCCCCCTCAGAGCGGGCGGGTCTGGGGCTGGCCTGGGCGCAGGGAGGGCGCACGCTGGTACGCAAGCAGCCCGGCGCGCGCGCGGCGGGCGTGGCGTTGGAGGCGTTGCTCTCCGATGTGCCAAGTCGGGCTGTGGTGGCGCATGTGCGGGCGCGAGATGAGGGAAGGCTTGCGGCCAGCGCGTTGCAGCCTTTTCGGGCGGGAGCCTGGGTATGGACCCAGGAGGGCTTTGGCCCGGATGACGAGGGGGCGTATGCGGCGATGCGCGAGCAGGTGCCGGAGCATCTTCGCCAGCGGCTGGGGGGCAGGGCGCTGGCCGAGGTGATGTTCTTGTCGGCGTATGCGGCGATGGAGCGCGTCTGGAAGCGCGCCTCGGAGCGGGAGCGCTGGCGGCAGGCGGCCCGGGCGATGGCCGATGCGCTGGAGCGGGCCCGGGGCGTGGTGGAGGGAGCGTTGCCGCGAGGCGCGGAGGGAGGAGGAGGGGCAGCGGTGGCGGCACGAGACCGGGGGTTAATCGCGTTGGCCATCGACCAGCCGCTCTACGTGCGGGTGGTCCGGGGGTTGGAGGTGGGCGAGGAGCGCCGGACTCAGGAGCATGTCGAGCGCGTGGCGCGGGAGAGGTTTCGGGCGGTGCTGGTGACCAGCGCACCGACCTCCGGGGCGGGGCCGGGCTGGGAGCCCCTGGGCCGTGGTCAGGCGTTGTGGGTGGATGAGAGCTGGGAGGTGTTTCGCACCTCCCTCCAGGCGTTGCTCCCGGGTGGGACACGGGGCTGA
- the rpoC gene encoding DNA-directed RNA polymerase subunit beta', which yields MKDIFSFFEKPKDPLSFSAIRVGIASPEKIREWSHGEVKKPETINYRTFKPERDGLFCAKIFGPVKDYECICGKYKRMKHRGVVCEKCGVEVIQSKVRRERLGHINLATPTAHIWFLKSLPSRIGNLLDITLKDLEKVLYCVAYIVTDPGFTPLTKGEVLSEQKYMQYLEEYGDVFEARMGADAIKDLLAELDILRIAEELRAEMKEATSQAKRKRIAKRLKIVEAVRDSQNLAEWLILDVIPVLPPDLRPLVPLDGGRFATSDLNDLYRRVINRNNRLKRLLDLHAPEIIIRNEKRMLQEAVDALFDNGRRGKTITGPNKRPLKSLSDMIKGKQGRFRQNLLGKRVDYSGRSVIVAGPTLKLHQCGLPKKMALELFKPFIYNRLEEKGYVTTIKSAKKMVEQERSEVWDVLDEVIKEHPVLLNRAPTLHRLGIQAFEPVLIEGKAIQIHPLVCVAYNADFDGDQMAVHVPLSLEAQMEARVLLLSTNNILSPANGGPIIVPTQDIVLGCYYMTSERPFARGCYREDEKGRPIAGLYANLEEVRMAHDADQLDLLAKIRVRHEGEIVETTCGRVLFYEIIPDELPFSLVNRSLTKKALANVVDTCYRLSGNKMTVLLADAIRTIGYTYATRAGISVSIGDMEIPGNKWTVVDAAREEVNEIQAQYTEGLITDGERYNKVVDIWANATEEVASQMSQEISTQKFVDKVTGAEEVSKSFNPVFIMADSGARGSAQQMRQLSGMRGLMAKPSGAIIETPITANFREGLTVLEYFISTHGARKGLADTALKTANSGYLTRRLVDVANDCVVIEFDCGTLDGIDLTALYEGGEVIESLKDRLLGRVALEPIWDHNDEMLVDANDTIEEEVAEAIENAGIEKVRVRSTLTCQSENGVCVRCYGRDLARGRLVNVGEAVGTIAAQSIGEPGTQLTMRTFHIGGISSLRVEQSAHEVRFSGKVKLVNVRLVERDENGTRVNIVMTRNGEVSIVDDEGRERERYPLVYGARLYFSDGEVIEQGATLAEWEPFATPVITDVAGLVRYEDIIEGVSMEERVDADTGLSRKVIIESRDSSVRPKIVVREDKKGGKVLSTQFLTAGAALFVNEGQPVEPGQILAKVPRETTKNKDITGGLPRVAELFEARKPKEQAIISEIDGIVSFGRETKGKRTVIVTPDVGEEKAYKIPKNKHITVLEGDRVRAGEALMEGSENPHDILKVKGRKDLAKYIVDEIQEVYRLQGVGINDKHIEVIVRQMLRKVRIVEVGDSDFLTDEQVERSEFEAVNRKLVEKGGRPAVGQDLLLGITKASLSTESFISASSFQETTKVLTEASLASKVDYLRGLKENVIMGRLVPAGTGATQYQKLRHKVDSPEELPDDIRRRFGTLDEEMAAGE from the coding sequence TTGAAAGATATCTTCAGCTTCTTCGAAAAGCCCAAAGACCCGTTAAGCTTCAGCGCGATCCGGGTTGGAATCGCCAGCCCGGAGAAGATCCGCGAGTGGAGTCACGGCGAAGTTAAAAAGCCCGAGACGATCAACTACCGCACCTTTAAGCCGGAGCGCGACGGCCTCTTCTGCGCCAAGATTTTCGGTCCGGTCAAAGATTACGAGTGCATCTGCGGCAAGTACAAGCGCATGAAGCACCGCGGGGTGGTCTGCGAGAAGTGTGGTGTGGAGGTGATCCAGTCGAAGGTGCGTCGTGAGCGCCTGGGACACATCAACCTGGCCACGCCGACGGCGCATATCTGGTTCTTGAAGAGCCTTCCCTCGCGTATCGGTAACCTGCTCGACATCACGCTTAAGGATCTGGAGAAGGTCCTTTACTGCGTGGCGTACATCGTCACCGACCCGGGCTTTACGCCGCTGACCAAGGGTGAGGTGCTCTCCGAGCAGAAGTACATGCAGTACCTCGAAGAGTACGGTGATGTGTTTGAGGCGCGCATGGGCGCCGACGCCATCAAGGATCTGCTGGCCGAGCTCGACATCCTGCGCATCGCCGAAGAGCTTCGCGCGGAGATGAAAGAAGCGACCAGCCAGGCCAAGCGCAAGCGGATCGCCAAGCGCCTGAAGATCGTCGAAGCGGTGCGTGACTCGCAGAACCTGGCCGAGTGGCTGATTCTCGACGTTATCCCGGTGCTTCCTCCCGATCTTCGCCCGCTGGTGCCGCTGGACGGGGGCCGCTTTGCGACCTCCGATCTCAACGATTTGTACCGCCGGGTGATCAACCGCAACAACCGTCTCAAGCGCCTGCTCGACCTGCACGCCCCGGAGATCATCATCCGCAACGAGAAGCGGATGCTCCAGGAAGCGGTCGACGCGCTCTTTGATAACGGTCGCCGCGGCAAGACGATCACCGGTCCGAACAAGCGTCCGCTCAAGTCGCTCTCGGACATGATCAAGGGCAAGCAGGGCCGCTTCCGTCAGAACCTTCTCGGAAAGCGCGTCGACTACTCGGGTCGTTCGGTTATCGTGGCCGGCCCCACGTTGAAGCTTCACCAGTGCGGTCTTCCTAAGAAGATGGCGCTCGAGCTCTTCAAGCCCTTCATCTACAACCGCCTCGAAGAGAAGGGTTACGTCACCACGATCAAGAGCGCCAAGAAGATGGTCGAGCAGGAGCGCTCGGAGGTCTGGGACGTGCTCGATGAGGTGATCAAAGAGCACCCGGTGCTGCTTAACCGTGCGCCGACCCTGCACCGTCTGGGGATCCAGGCGTTTGAGCCGGTGCTTATTGAAGGTAAGGCCATTCAGATTCACCCGCTGGTCTGCGTTGCGTACAACGCCGACTTCGACGGTGACCAGATGGCCGTGCACGTGCCGCTTTCGCTCGAAGCACAGATGGAAGCGCGCGTGCTCCTTTTGAGCACCAACAACATTCTCTCGCCGGCCAACGGCGGGCCGATCATCGTGCCGACGCAGGATATCGTCCTGGGTTGCTACTACATGACCAGCGAGCGTCCCTTTGCGCGCGGTTGCTACCGCGAAGATGAAAAGGGCCGCCCGATCGCCGGTCTGTATGCGAACCTCGAAGAGGTGCGCATGGCCCATGACGCTGATCAGCTCGACCTGCTCGCCAAGATTCGCGTGCGTCATGAGGGTGAGATCGTGGAGACGACCTGTGGTCGTGTGCTCTTCTACGAGATCATTCCCGATGAGCTTCCCTTCTCGCTGGTGAACCGCTCGCTGACCAAGAAGGCTTTGGCCAACGTCGTGGACACTTGCTACCGGCTGTCGGGCAACAAGATGACGGTCCTGTTGGCCGACGCCATCCGTACGATCGGCTACACCTACGCGACGAGGGCGGGGATCTCCGTCTCGATCGGGGATATGGAGATCCCGGGCAACAAGTGGACGGTGGTCGACGCGGCGCGCGAAGAGGTCAACGAGATCCAGGCGCAGTACACCGAGGGTCTGATCACCGACGGTGAGCGCTACAACAAGGTCGTCGATATCTGGGCCAACGCCACCGAAGAGGTCGCCAGCCAGATGTCGCAGGAGATCTCGACGCAGAAGTTCGTCGATAAGGTCACCGGGGCGGAAGAGGTCAGCAAGTCCTTTAACCCGGTCTTCATTATGGCGGACAGCGGGGCGCGTGGTTCCGCCCAGCAGATGCGTCAGCTCTCCGGGATGCGTGGTCTTATGGCCAAGCCCTCCGGTGCGATCATTGAGACGCCGATTACGGCGAACTTCCGTGAAGGTCTGACGGTGCTCGAGTACTTCATCTCGACGCACGGTGCCCGTAAGGGTCTGGCCGATACGGCGCTTAAAACGGCGAACTCCGGTTACCTGACCCGTCGTCTGGTCGACGTGGCCAACGACTGCGTGGTCATCGAGTTTGACTGCGGCACGCTCGACGGCATCGACCTGACCGCGCTCTATGAGGGCGGCGAGGTGATCGAGTCGCTCAAAGACCGCCTTCTGGGCCGTGTTGCGCTGGAGCCGATCTGGGATCATAACGACGAGATGCTCGTCGACGCGAACGATACGATCGAAGAAGAGGTGGCCGAGGCGATTGAGAACGCGGGCATCGAGAAGGTGCGCGTGCGCTCCACGCTGACCTGTCAGTCTGAGAATGGCGTGTGCGTGCGCTGCTACGGCCGCGACCTCGCACGTGGTCGCCTGGTCAACGTCGGTGAGGCGGTGGGTACGATCGCCGCGCAGTCGATTGGTGAGCCGGGTACCCAGCTGACGATGCGTACCTTCCACATCGGTGGTATTAGCTCGCTTCGCGTTGAGCAGTCCGCCCACGAAGTTCGCTTCAGCGGTAAGGTGAAGTTGGTCAACGTGCGTCTGGTCGAGCGCGATGAGAACGGCACCCGAGTCAACATCGTGATGACCCGTAACGGGGAAGTCTCGATTGTGGATGATGAGGGCCGTGAGCGTGAGCGCTACCCGCTGGTTTACGGTGCGCGCCTCTACTTCAGCGACGGCGAAGTGATCGAGCAGGGCGCGACGCTTGCCGAGTGGGAACCCTTCGCAACGCCGGTGATCACCGATGTGGCCGGTCTGGTGCGTTACGAAGACATCATCGAAGGCGTCTCCATGGAGGAGCGCGTCGATGCGGACACCGGTCTCTCGCGTAAGGTCATCATTGAGAGCCGTGACTCCAGCGTGCGCCCGAAGATCGTCGTTCGCGAAGATAAGAAGGGCGGTAAGGTTCTCTCCACGCAGTTCTTGACCGCCGGCGCGGCGCTCTTCGTCAACGAAGGACAGCCGGTGGAACCGGGTCAGATTCTGGCGAAGGTTCCGCGCGAAACCACCAAGAACAAAGATATTACCGGTGGTCTGCCGCGTGTTGCCGAGCTCTTTGAAGCCCGTAAGCCGAAAGAGCAGGCGATCATCAGCGAGATCGACGGCATCGTCTCCTTCGGTCGTGAGACCAAGGGCAAGCGCACCGTCATCGTCACCCCGGACGTGGGTGAGGAGAAGGCGTACAAGATTCCCAAGAACAAGCACATCACCGTGCTTGAAGGGGACCGCGTGCGTGCCGGTGAGGCGCTGATGGAGGGTTCGGAGAACCCCCACGACATCCTCAAGGTCAAGGGCCGCAAGGATCTGGCGAAGTACATCGTCGATGAGATCCAGGAGGTCTACCGACTGCAGGGCGTCGGCATCAACGATAAGCACATCGAAGTGATCGTGCGTCAGATGCTGCGTAAGGTCCGCATTGTGGAAGTTGGCGACAGCGACTTCCTGACCGATGAGCAGGTGGAGCGCTCGGAGTTTGAAGCGGTCAACCGTAAGCTGGTTGAGAAGGGCGGTCGCCCGGCGGTCGGTCAGGATCTTCTGCTGGGGATCACCAAGGCCTCGCTCTCGACCGAGAGCTTCATCTCGGCCTCGAGTTTCCAGGAGACCACCAAGGTGCTCACCGAGGCCTCGCTTGCGAGCAAGGTCGACTACCTGCGCGGTCTTAAAGAGAACGTCATCATGGGTCGCCTGGTTCCGGCCGGTACCGGCGCCACCCAGTACCAGAAGCTTCGCCACAAGGTGGATTCGCCCGAGGAGCTTCCGGATGATATTCGCCGTCGCTTCGGAACGCTTGATGAAGAGATGGCCGCCGGGGAGTGA